The DNA window aaacaaaaaagaaaaggaaagagatcCTGGAGGCACAATAGTACCGTTGAAAATATCTGGATGAGATGAATGCAACATCATCAAGGAAAATCACCAACGATGATTGAAGTGGACCACACGAGCCTTCCGAAGGCGAATAAGCCTCGATATATTTGGACAACTTATGTGGCCTACTCCAGTCATTATTGATGACCTTCCTTGATATCTTTGAATTCATCTTGTTGATATCATTTAAACGATACCAATGGTGTCATCGGATTTTCGGTGTATctctaagggtttttttttcatttcttgtttttctttcttctctttccttgctttttaatgtaaattatgTTGGTCAGAGAGTTGAAGACAACATCTAGAACTCGCAAGTTTCAGCATGACTCTTTAAATTATactacttttatatattttttatattgtattattttatctgtttcttttttagttttaaagtaaaaaaataaaaataataacaaggtTTTGATTGCACAAGTATCTAATATCTAACCATGGTATTTTCTTGAAACAGGAGTTGTacgattaagatttttttaataacaaacttcGTATGACATGTTTGTCCACGTAGATGTACTGGCACCTGAACATAAATTACCATCTTTATGTCACGAATTGGTCTCATTTGTCATAGCATTGGAAGAAGTTTATGTATTCCCCGTTGCtcgttaattattattattattattaactataaacttaaaaaagaagagaCTACATCCTTCCTCGCAAATCACTATTTCTTTAAAtagtgttttgctttttttttttttcaatcaatttttttaatactgtcatttagtattgttatttttattaaattatatactatcaagATATGATATGAGTTataggtttgatgggttaatttaatttgacaggttaacccggttgatacaaatatttatttattttatcatttattattagatttattgagaattagactttatGGTTGGTTTTGCTAACTTTTTATTACGTTATTTTAGCATTATGACTCGAGAATAATGCTTAACGTGTTAACTTCAATCGGTTattgtgtcattttttttttcaattccatccctcAACACcaattcaattattaattaagtttcataatattttttgttttgctttttatggGGATATTCTGGTCTTACGATCAATATCATGGGTTTTGACATTTTAACCTTAATtaaactgagttttttttttgttttatttctaagAGGTTATCTCGGTCTTATGAATAAGGTCACAagtccttcaacattgagtttattttttatttggttattcaCATCTTATGACTCGAGTCGCGGGTTTGACAACTTAACCTAATTGAtccattcatttttattttttaattgacttttcttttctaattttatcatttaatatcgTGTTTGATTGAGAATggagtttcatgatttgttcCGGTTTGATTCTTACCGGGTTATCCCGACCTAGAAATGGTGCTTAACACGTTAACTCAGGTTACCTTGACTTATGttttataatcataaatttcattattcaacattacaTCCGACAAAGATGATTAAAagttgaactttataatttattttgatttgcttaatattagtttatctcaatctcatgatcaATGTTATGGATCTGACAGGTTAACCTAGATTAAatcaggttgttttttttttttttttcagagatTGTCTCGGTTTGATGACTGGGTTGGGTTTGGCAAATTCACTTGGGttgtttttatgttctttttttttttttttaatttcaccattcaacattggattgatgGTAGATTGAAATTCATAATTTGCTCTAATTTACCTTCCACAAGGTTATCTTGGTCTTACGACTCAGGTTgcgagtttgacaggttaactcggGTTATTTTTTAGGCCTTtttgaaattgatattttttttaatttcatccctcaacactatgttaattagaaattatgcttcataatttgtttcaatttattttttatgaggttatcatggtctcataaCCAAGATAATGGATTTGACATATTAATCTAGATTGATCCAAGTCAATTCAATATGttattatcttattattaaaaaaaaatgttctcttgaaatttttacaagtcaaatcatgtttttaccGGTTGTATGAGTTGTTTTTGAACCCGCAAAGTTAATCGGGTTATACCAGATCAACCCTcacacaatttatttatttttgttgaaaaaaaaatattagcaatatctaaatatatttgtttacaTCTAAGAAAAATCTGGAGCGACTAGCAACATAGCACATATGAATTATCCAGTAATTTATTTCAAGGCAACTTAACTCCTCTGTGTATATCAAGTTATTGATGCTTTTATAAGATTATAGGTGGATTGAATCTTACACGGTCTCGGTAGATTGGAAGGTTCAAGAGGAAATGATTGATATAATCATCGTGCAATATTTTTTcgtagttaataattttttgccACTCGAAAGGAATGTATCTATAGATCGTAAAATTCGCTGTAAAAATATGTCTTGTTTTCATATTCATTCAACACGGCAAAATTATCTGCGTCATAAATCAATGTCCTGCATGTTTGGAATGTCAATGCATCtacgaaaaaaaaagaaagtatttctttctttctgacGTCAAGAGGATTGTTTTTTGACATCAATGAACCTCCTAATTAAAAGTCCAAAATCCTTGTCGTTCGATGGATCTTATCCTACTCATCGAGCACTAAAAAGACTTCTCATgtgtgattattattattatatatatgcaAATTAACCCTAACCACTTAAAGATGTGATCCAAATGCGACCTAGCCCACGCGTAACccattgtttaatttaatacaaCTCAACGGTCAATTGAAATGTTTGTGTCCCATTAATTAGTGGTGAAATTGATGATTAATTAGAAACCAAACTTGTACACGGCCCCATTGCTCCCATTATGTAAACACACATGCTTTTTCttaaaccttataaaaaatcatgtttttgttCTTACACGTCTgtttggtggttttttttttatatatttcttaatcattttaatatgttaatgtcaaaaaataaattttaaaaataaaaaatattattttaatatatttccaaacaataaacacttttaaaaataaccatattAATTACAATACCAAATAATACAATCATTACCAAGCTGGTGAGGTTACattgtttgtattttgatttttaaatttaaaagaaggggaaaaacaACGATGATGACCTGTCAAATATCCATATACTAAGCAAAGAGTAggttttattatatcaaattttaaaaatgagctATAGCTTATCTTTCATTAATGTTTAAGATGTTTCaaatttggatttctttttttataaaaaataatgaaatgattaaTATGGGGTCACTCTCATTAGGACAGATAACTAAGCAACCGATGTGTTAATGCCATTTTTGTCACACCGCAGCTGTGTGCGTGGAGGAATTTTTTAATCGACGGTGCACATTTTTAGTGGCTGCCGTCATATCCCACCCACGGGGTGATGGCCAATACTAATCACGAtttcaattaatgtttttttttttttaaaattactaaatcAGATTAGCTTAACTCGTAAATTGTCTCTgttcagtcttttctttaccccccccctctctctctcatattGCGGGTAGAAGAATAATTTAGCTTAGCTGACAAGTAACTCATCATCTGTTTCTCAAGATTTTGACCTTTTTCTAATATGCACACGTGGATACCCATACGCTAAGAGATCAAGATGTTGACACCTGAACCGGTAAATTATCCAAGAACCTTACCTACACTTCTGTCATTGTAAACGACAAGTCATGGAATTTTGGAGCTCCACAGATGGTGGGTTTTGTTTTCTATCGGACCAAAGAGTGATTAGTGGTTGATTTTGAAACTTGCAGGCTTTGTATATCTTATACTACACGTGGCAGAAGAGAAGCCATGCATCCTTCCAACACTCTCTTCCCTGTCCGTGTCATGTTTCACTCATCATCTTAAAGCCAACTTCATGATTTGCTCTGCATGGTTGGTTCTATAATTCATGGGAAAGCTTAGAAAGTGATTGGCACGAAGTTTCCATGTCCAATTTTTATCTACACGTGGCGGGACGAGAGTCGCTTGTGAACAGCTCTTTACCTTCCAATCAGATTTCGTTCTTGCTTTGCTCATGCAGATGGCTGAGGTGGGTCACACTGGAAGTTTCTCTCTCCTTGTATCTCATGACATGTCCAAGAAGTGGAAAACGTGCGTGAGCGTGACCCCCCTTTCATGGTAGCTAGATTGGTGGTTCAAACTGCAGCGGATTTCGGGTTAAATTTAttccaatataaaataatatccaGTGATAATAGTGTttttaaaggagaaaaaaatttaggatttagttcattaatcgaataatcttgatttatttaatagtattattgaaaaaaaagtcaatgattaataataaaaaaaatgctttctaatattataaaaaaatattctttaaatttcTTAACCTATCTCaaagattttatttgataacaagataaaaattaaattacaacaTGATAAacttatagagaaaaaaataaaagaaatttaaagtttaattaccaacaaaataaaagttgaaaaacaatataaaaaaaattcaatttaaaaaaaattaaaaaacataacttgaTAGGATAactctatataaaataacaagaaaaattacaaagttcaGGACTTAATAAACTAATaacaaatgataaatttttttaaaaataaattaaaaaacctaaaaaaccaaaattaaataaaaataatcttagaAACAAGTGACTAGATcacaatatcaaaattattttataaaaaaaaatataaaaaaatcacgaatctggttaaattaattttttttgcttttaatgtcTATGTCATCATTTCACATGCAACCAAAGTattaaatgactaaaaaaaatcatgtaacgcaattttattttttaaaattttaaagatatttaaatcattttactatacatttaaaatataaaaaactgataattaatataagaataacaaataaatcatataaaaaatattttcaccacCAATAGCcagataaataattttgtttgagaagtgcatataataattttactattccACAGTGAAACTGCGAGGGCTGTATTATTAACGCTCCCGCTCTCTTTCCCGCCAGCAACTTCCATTTTGTGGGATGCTCGGCTTTGCGATTTTGGACCAAGAAgcttttcaaaatctaaaaacaattctATTTCAATCAGCAATTACAAATACAGTAAAACATgacaaacaaagaaacaaatgaaCGACGtgagatagagaaaaaaaaatcaactgaaaaggcagtgtaaatcaaaataaaaaaatcatcggAATCCTTTCCAATCTTTGCTGTAAAAAAAGTACTCAAAACTGAGGTTAAGCTGAAACCCACAAAATTTGAGGCAACTGCAAGGCAAAAACACCCTCCAAAAGGCTTTTTGGCTTGACCTTGACAGAGCAGAGCTTCTGCGACGAGGTTTGATGTTTACTCGCAGCACGCTGGCTGGCGCTCCTTCTGCAACTTCTCCCAAAGACATAATACTAACCTTGGGCTTTGATAATGGGCAAGAATATAATCTGTTTCACATCCAGCATTATAAAACCTGTCATCGGTCATGTAATGCACTTCTTGACCACTGTTCTTGAATTGCTCAATCCATATGCCCATCGCAACATCTTCTAGTTTAAAAAGCTGACAAAAAGCAGAAAGGTAATtaagagaaagcaagaagaaCCAACAGATGATGTAGCTCCATTGTTCTTTTCTTATGCTTGAAATAAATGCATCAACTCCAAGGACATAACGTGAAGGTGTTTAGTATTCTTCGACTTGGAAACCAAAAAACATGATCTTGTTTCTTGAATTCTTCATTAACTTTTTTTGCAGTTCCCTAGATGTTAAGGAAAACCTTTCCACATTTTCATGCTTgcatttaaatgataaaaatatgtgACGGGTGACTTACCAAGCATAGGAGAGAAGCAAGACCACTCAAAGCAGATCCTAACACTTAATGAATATTGCAATAGCATTTCTCAGCTTTTAAGAGAAATTTACCTTGAGATCTCTTTCCTGGTGGCCTCGGACAATGAACTTTGCAATGTCCCGTGATATAATGTAACCGGGGCCATGAGCCCATGGTGGATATGCATCATGTGGCCATTCCTGCCAAAAATGACATTCagcaaaataaagtaaaaaactaTCCGGGTAAGAGGTGAATCAGAATGCAGCAGAATAAATATAATCAATATGCAACTCAGCCAGGAATTGGGGTGCTTGCCTCGTTGCTGATATACCATTTGCTGTCTCTATCCCTGTGAGGCGATGAATCAAAGGATATGCGACCATACAAGAGACCATTTGATGGCTTTTCCTTGAGGCTTGTGAGTACTTGATCAATCCTAACAAAAGCATCGTCGTCTGTTTTCATTATGTATTTAGCAGGGAGAATTTTGGTCTGCATATTCAGCAAAGATAAATGAGTAACAAAACAGGTAAAGGAGACTGAGAAAGTGGTTTAAGTACAAATCATTACATACTCCCATAATGCAGATTGCAACTGTTTTCAAACTTATCAGGCTGTAATAATCGACGAAAGGCATCAATTGGATATCTCCATATACCAGGGCTTCTTTCCACAGCTCAAGATTGACTTGACTGTTCTTGTGCTGCAGGtatgaaaaataccaaattatttatcaaataatttttctgaATGCAACCATGTTGCACATCTTAGGCATGATTTGcataaaaccaaattaaattatcaaagatGCTAAAtggttataaattattttacccAATATTTATCAGAAAAAAAGGCTAACCTAGCATGAGCCACATAAGATTGGCAGTCTCAGGAAGCAGCATTCATTAATGCATTTCAACTATTAAGAAACATTAACCAATACATTGCACATACAGCTAAAATGCAATCTAAATTGCAGAAAATATAGCACATTGGAAGTTAGAAGAATATGGAGATTGTCTTCGTGTGTGTGCGTGTGAAATTTACCACGGACTACAACTCATCACTTACCAGGCCAATGAAAAATCGCACAGCTACATCCCCTGAGCGCACAGCCTCATATTGCATCCAAGACCTCCTCAGTGCCATGCGACGCTCAAAATTATTTCCAGTGGAGAAAATCCCAATCAACATTACAAGTCTCTTTCTTGTTACCGGTGGAGCTTTCAGGTGCTCAACATCCACCACTAAGTCATTATCTTCAGGTACAGGCAACCCTCTTGCCAAGGCAGATAAGATGTCCACACCACCAGTCACTTTGACCCCGCTCACTAACCATGGTTCAAGTTTCTGCACATAGAGAGTGAATCCAATGGGATGCTCGCTACTATGAAGCTGATATGATATCAACAAGTTAtcattccaatttttttaactgtttatAACACCATACCTTACCTCCCTGTACACAAAAGATGTTCCATGCCTTCCATTTACTGTCATATGGAATCCCTCCAAACCAACCCATAATGTAGCAGTGAAAGCATTTCCTTCAACAAATGGGAAATTAGCTCTTTCATGGGCAATTCCTTGGGAAACATTGGCTGATACATCACCAACAGAGCTGGCATTTCCATTTTCTTCCATGGTGCTTCTGACAACTTTTTCATTGCAAAGCACAAGTCCATCAACTGTCATATTAACTAATAGGTTAGATTACTGTTGCTATTTCAAGAATCTTTAGATAATGTTGCTATTTCAAGaatctaacttcaaacttcTTTTCCATGTAAAAAGGTGGGGGAATGGAAAATACTCCAATACTCTAGAAGTATCCACCATTCCATACCCCATCCACTTAAATAAAGCCACATGTACTAattgaaatatcatattaaagttgatatgaattttatttgtattttcatatattgTTTCTATTTTCCTAAATCACCTGAATCATAGTAATTTTAATGATGATTGTCAATGAGTACATATGGCTTCATTTAAGTTATGGAATAAGGAGTGGTGGGTAATCCTGGAGTACTGGAGTGTTTTTCCAGGGGGAATAGGCATTGGGATTAGATGCAACTAGGAAAAGAGGTGGTGTGAAAGAAAATATCCTTCAAAAAGGACTAGGATGCTAGTTCTAATGATAAGGTTATTCTCACGTTCGTTTTTCACCTTTTAAGTTCAACGAGGTAAGTGAGTTCCAGTCCATTACAAAAACCAGACAAAATTTGAAATATGTTCAAGACAGAGAGCAGATACATTTGTTTACAGTTACCGCAGCAGAGTActtgacatgatatttttccCTAAAACAGTGGTGCTATAATCCTATGCTAGTTTAAATGCAATCCAATGGAAGATTatgaaaaattctttttaaatgtaACCAAGCACCAGCTCTATGGCATCTAAAGCTTGTCATAAAATGATGGTATCCAAAATATAAGACATGATCATAGTATTATAACAGTTCAAATCAAGGATGAGTTTCGTGAAGGAAATCAAAACAAAGCAGGCGCAAATTTCCCAGATCCAGTGTTGTATGATAGactatttgataaataaaacagCCTGATCTGTGGAGGGAAATGAAGCAAAGcccaagaagaaattaaaactgAAGCAGCATCCTTCTACAATACCAGCACGTGTACCATAATTCCCTTCTATAATTGCTGTCACATGAAAGGACTCCTGACCAAAGCAATATGGATATTCCAATTTTAGATCATATCTATTTCCATTTTAAGGTACTTGCTTAACTAAATTATATCAGCACTATTTTATTGATGGTCCCTACCAAGAAAACATTGTAAACCGAAGCAtcattagttaatttaactaatGTATtcacaagattaaaaaaataataataacacatAGGATTACCAAGTGCCACGAGTCCAATGGCTACACGGACAACGGGTTTTATTAATGTTTGCGTCTAGCATTTAATTATGGAATGTTTAAGCAATACAATGTTAAAACATGGGAGTTGCATTAATTCTAGAACAACTGCAGGTATGGACTCCAGATAATGCATTGTCACAAACAAGAaagaatcaaaatgatttatacCTTTTGGGATGTTAACAGATCTATGACTAGGacatctttcttcttttccccaGCCATGTTCTT is part of the Populus alba chromosome 10, ASM523922v2, whole genome shotgun sequence genome and encodes:
- the LOC118043242 gene encoding hydroxyproline O-galactosyltransferase GALT3 isoform X2, which produces MGTRTQKKQSSYDFFRNHPAGDSHLKDNHPAKSPQSELKKATKPSKKPHYINVEGLSDLYAQNNISKDESNALVVWFQMRLLLSRSDALPETNQGIREASIAWKDLLSKIKENKAAQLSNINKTEDKNCPYSVSTDLTKSSGETILDIPCGLAEDSSISVLGIPDGHSRSFQIELLGSQLPVESNPPIILLYNVSLPGDNMTEEPFVVQNTWTQEHGWGKEERCPSHRSVNIPKVDGLVLCNEKVVRSTMEENGNASSVGDVSANVSQGIAHERANFPFVEGNAFTATLWVGLEGFHMTVNGRHGTSFVYREKLEPWLVSGVKVTGGVDILSALARGLPVPEDNDLVVDVEHLKAPPVTRKRLVMLIGIFSTGNNFERRMALRRSWMQYEAVRSGDVAVRFFIGLHKNSQVNLELWKEALVYGDIQLMPFVDYYSLISLKTVAICIMGTKILPAKYIMKTDDDAFVRIDQVLTSLKEKPSNGLLYGRISFDSSPHRDRDSKWYISNEEWPHDAYPPWAHGPGYIISRDIAKFIVRGHQERDLKLFKLEDVAMGIWIEQFKNSGQEVHYMTDDRFYNAGCETDYILAHYQSPRLVLCLWEKLQKERQPACCE
- the LOC118043242 gene encoding hydroxyproline O-galactosyltransferase GALT3 isoform X1; this encodes MKSLKIALSMFKMKKWSGGVVIIALAIILVFSYSLMGTRTQKKQSSYDFFRNHPAGDSHLKDNHPAKSPQSELKKATKPSKKPHYINVEGLSDLYAQNNISKDESNALVVWFQMRLLLSRSDALPETNQGIREASIAWKDLLSKIKENKAAQLSNINKTEDKNCPYSVSTDLTKSSGETILDIPCGLAEDSSISVLGIPDGHSRSFQIELLGSQLPVESNPPIILLYNVSLPGDNMTEEPFVVQNTWTQEHGWGKEERCPSHRSVNIPKVDGLVLCNEKVVRSTMEENGNASSVGDVSANVSQGIAHERANFPFVEGNAFTATLWVGLEGFHMTVNGRHGTSFVYREKLEPWLVSGVKVTGGVDILSALARGLPVPEDNDLVVDVEHLKAPPVTRKRLVMLIGIFSTGNNFERRMALRRSWMQYEAVRSGDVAVRFFIGLHKNSQVNLELWKEALVYGDIQLMPFVDYYSLISLKTVAICIMGTKILPAKYIMKTDDDAFVRIDQVLTSLKEKPSNGLLYGRISFDSSPHRDRDSKWYISNEEWPHDAYPPWAHGPGYIISRDIAKFIVRGHQERDLKLFKLEDVAMGIWIEQFKNSGQEVHYMTDDRFYNAGCETDYILAHYQSPRLVLCLWEKLQKERQPACCE
- the LOC118043242 gene encoding hydroxyproline O-galactosyltransferase GALT3 isoform X3, translating into MTEEPFVVQNTWTQEHGWGKEERCPSHRSVNIPKVDGLVLCNEKVVRSTMEENGNASSVGDVSANVSQGIAHERANFPFVEGNAFTATLWVGLEGFHMTVNGRHGTSFVYREKLEPWLVSGVKVTGGVDILSALARGLPVPEDNDLVVDVEHLKAPPVTRKRLVMLIGIFSTGNNFERRMALRRSWMQYEAVRSGDVAVRFFIGLHKNSQVNLELWKEALVYGDIQLMPFVDYYSLISLKTVAICIMGTKILPAKYIMKTDDDAFVRIDQVLTSLKEKPSNGLLYGRISFDSSPHRDRDSKWYISNEEWPHDAYPPWAHGPGYIISRDIAKFIVRGHQERDLKLFKLEDVAMGIWIEQFKNSGQEVHYMTDDRFYNAGCETDYILAHYQSPRLVLCLWEKLQKERQPACCE